A portion of the Rahnella variigena genome contains these proteins:
- a CDS encoding flavin reductase family protein → MTRPSSHTHFDFAQLTERERYKILIGTVIPRPVALVTTVSQDGIPNAGPFSFFNVLTHDPAIVAIGVENYADMRFKDTARNIRETGEFTVHIVDDALVSQMEICAIKFGQEVDELKEAGLDTTPGLMVRSPRILAAPAALECRRHTTLQVGPAREIILGEVLGVYVRSDAVDPSNLHIDQQIMDAIGRMGGHTYTRTRDQFDVKTLTPEEWVARGL, encoded by the coding sequence ATGACCCGACCTTCTTCGCACACTCATTTTGATTTTGCACAGCTGACGGAACGTGAGCGGTACAAAATCCTGATCGGCACGGTGATCCCACGTCCTGTCGCGCTGGTCACGACCGTCAGTCAGGACGGCATACCGAATGCCGGGCCCTTCAGTTTTTTTAATGTCCTGACGCATGACCCTGCGATTGTGGCGATAGGCGTAGAAAATTATGCCGATATGCGTTTTAAAGATACCGCGCGCAATATCCGCGAAACCGGCGAATTTACGGTTCATATCGTCGATGATGCGCTGGTCAGTCAGATGGAAATCTGTGCCATTAAATTCGGACAGGAGGTAGACGAGCTTAAAGAAGCGGGGCTGGATACCACGCCGGGGCTGATGGTCAGAAGTCCCCGTATTCTCGCGGCACCGGCGGCGCTGGAATGCCGTCGTCACACCACACTTCAGGTGGGACCGGCGCGTGAAATTATTCTCGGTGAAGTGCTTGGTGTGTATGTCCGCAGCGATGCGGTTGACCCGTCGAATCTGCACATCGACCAGCAGATAATGGATGCCATCGGAAGAATGGGCGGTCACACTTACACCCGCACACGTGACCAGTTTGATGTCAAAACGCTGACGCCGGAGGAATGGGTCGCACGGGGATTATAA
- a CDS encoding M24 family metallopeptidase has protein sequence MNTHATMANGSRIGQLLADFQPDFDFTAPLPLPVEEFEERLRKIRRQAVEAGHDAIVVHAGSVGWFHASNAYLRYICDWMREGVLIIPTDSHQPLVLLSFFTQSVLLPPGGEPVLVDEIWQIGPIGREYADRPGDSVIKTAEKCAQVLARFALTAAQIGIIGDRTSLTFWAALGSLTPKCKYVADNAILDRLQKVRSPREIALFRGAAQMISLGTQAAYHVARPGVTDHEIYAAFSFAQLAAGGETGDGYQIGINEFGTHCGKPYGHVVRPGDLINLYISNVTCRGYTAQTARMIAVGDITPHQEDVLAACTEGVKRAEKLIRPGALMRDINNAAFGPMIERGMLTSPEARTMPYNWAPMPDGDARLIPHQYVQDIDWEAQGRKLMHVYPATHGPHNPNLGHSVGMAGAQNSFNISSHNYDTLEEGMVFVLHTQWLEPLSAGCNIGDCYVVTKDGFENLSRHTPLETHRVTAGN, from the coding sequence ATGAACACTCATGCGACGATGGCCAACGGTTCCCGCATCGGACAGTTGCTGGCGGATTTCCAGCCAGATTTCGATTTCACCGCCCCGCTTCCTCTGCCGGTGGAAGAATTCGAAGAACGTCTGCGTAAAATCCGCCGTCAGGCGGTCGAAGCCGGACACGACGCTATCGTGGTTCACGCCGGCAGCGTCGGCTGGTTCCATGCGTCGAATGCGTATCTGCGTTATATCTGCGACTGGATGCGCGAAGGTGTGCTGATCATTCCCACGGATTCGCATCAGCCGCTGGTATTGCTCTCTTTCTTCACGCAATCCGTGCTGCTGCCGCCGGGTGGCGAACCGGTGCTGGTGGATGAAATATGGCAAATCGGGCCCATCGGGCGCGAATACGCCGACCGTCCGGGTGATTCCGTGATTAAAACAGCGGAAAAATGTGCGCAGGTACTTGCCCGTTTCGCACTGACCGCCGCGCAGATTGGCATAATCGGTGACCGTACATCCCTGACCTTCTGGGCGGCACTCGGATCGCTGACGCCAAAATGCAAATACGTGGCCGATAACGCCATTCTGGATCGTCTGCAAAAAGTCCGTTCTCCGCGTGAGATTGCGTTATTCCGTGGCGCAGCGCAGATGATCAGCCTCGGGACACAGGCCGCCTACCATGTCGCCAGGCCGGGGGTGACAGATCATGAAATTTACGCGGCGTTTTCTTTTGCTCAGCTGGCAGCCGGAGGCGAAACCGGCGATGGTTATCAGATTGGTATCAACGAATTTGGCACGCATTGCGGCAAACCCTACGGGCATGTGGTCCGTCCGGGCGATCTGATCAATCTGTATATTTCCAACGTGACATGCCGGGGTTATACCGCGCAAACGGCCAGAATGATTGCGGTCGGCGACATCACACCGCATCAGGAAGACGTACTCGCCGCCTGTACCGAAGGTGTGAAACGGGCAGAAAAGCTGATCCGTCCGGGTGCATTAATGCGTGATATCAACAATGCCGCCTTCGGTCCGATGATTGAGCGCGGCATGCTGACCTCACCGGAGGCGCGAACGATGCCGTATAACTGGGCACCGATGCCGGACGGCGACGCGCGGCTGATACCGCATCAGTATGTGCAGGATATCGACTGGGAAGCGCAGGGGCGCAAGCTGATGCATGTTTATCCGGCGACACATGGCCCGCACAATCCCAATCTCGGGCATTCCGTCGGCATGGCCGGTGCGCAGAACAGCTTTAATATTTCGTCGCATAATTACGACACACTGGAAGAAGGTATGGTGTTTGTCCTGCATACTCAGTGGCTTGAGCCGCTGTCCGCAGGTTGTAATATCGGTGATTGTTACGTTGTCACCAAAGACGGTTTTGAAAATCTGAGCCGTCACACGCCACTTGAAACCCATCGCGTTACGGCAGGAAACTGA
- a CDS encoding ABC transporter permease: MLKKRENPLPALLYKLFVYGFGTLCVIYLVAPIVIALMMSFTSGQTLKYPPQGFSLRWYEALLDPVRSATEQTAAWNSLKIAGLAVLGALLFAVPATIGMTRMKRRSVSTIEPLLLAPLVLPSLVYGLAALIVANFIGFQPSLWLTVIGHVVVFGPLMYRAASVVAQGINPSLAEASTTMGASWFMTLRRVTLPLLLPGILAGAFLVFIQSLDNVSVSLFLADAKTTVLPLRMFALIEESLDVRVAAISGILIAVTLLGLLVARRVLAPRPIPENS; the protein is encoded by the coding sequence ATGCTTAAAAAACGAGAAAATCCGCTTCCGGCGCTGCTCTACAAACTGTTCGTGTATGGCTTCGGCACGCTGTGCGTCATTTATCTGGTGGCACCGATTGTCATCGCCCTGATGATGTCGTTTACCTCCGGTCAGACGCTGAAATACCCGCCGCAGGGCTTTTCATTGCGCTGGTACGAAGCGTTGCTGGATCCGGTGCGTTCTGCCACGGAGCAGACCGCAGCGTGGAACTCGCTGAAAATCGCCGGTCTGGCCGTGCTTGGTGCCTTGCTGTTCGCGGTTCCCGCCACTATCGGCATGACCCGTATGAAGCGCCGCAGCGTCAGCACTATCGAGCCGCTGCTGCTCGCGCCACTGGTATTGCCGAGCCTGGTTTACGGGCTGGCGGCGCTGATTGTGGCTAACTTCATCGGCTTTCAGCCATCGCTGTGGCTCACGGTGATCGGGCATGTAGTGGTATTTGGCCCGCTGATGTACCGCGCGGCGTCGGTAGTTGCGCAGGGGATCAACCCTTCGCTGGCAGAAGCCTCTACCACCATGGGTGCCAGCTGGTTTATGACGCTGCGCCGCGTCACGTTACCGCTGTTGCTACCGGGGATCCTGGCCGGCGCGTTCCTGGTGTTTATCCAGTCGCTCGACAACGTGTCGGTTTCACTGTTCCTTGCAGACGCCAAAACCACGGTGCTGCCTCTGCGCATGTTCGCGCTGATTGAAGAATCGCTGGATGTCCGCGTGGCGGCTATTTCCGGGATCCTGATTGCTGTCACTTTACTCGGCCTGCTGGTTGCCCGTCGGGTTCTCGCCCCGCGTCCCATACCTGAAAACTCATAA
- a CDS encoding helix-turn-helix domain-containing protein, translated as MEKLRVEAYFPSADEKLSVYSSDPEDNNSEHCHDFNELVIVDSGHGLHVINGKPIFIQEGDVFFVRDNDYHFYDELGTLKLINVLINPQTQFNYLTNTESLLSRFSASEGSHYGWLLPDVKNHCRGLVGQMFAHNREQDPQALQQEGLFFQLIMNLVNQQETGDRNHTQYKLHRMLGYLQEHCFTEINWTDVADEFLLTQRTLFRRIKETTGMTPENYLKRLRLVSARVKIKNTETSITDIAFMCGFSNSNHFTTSYKQVFGLTPSQERKKA; from the coding sequence ATGGAGAAGCTCAGAGTTGAAGCCTATTTTCCGTCTGCTGATGAGAAACTTTCGGTCTATTCCAGTGACCCGGAAGATAATAACAGTGAGCATTGTCATGATTTCAACGAACTGGTGATCGTGGATAGCGGGCACGGCCTGCACGTGATCAATGGCAAACCTATTTTTATTCAGGAAGGGGACGTTTTTTTTGTCAGGGACAATGACTACCATTTCTATGATGAGCTGGGCACGCTGAAACTGATTAATGTGCTTATCAACCCGCAAACTCAGTTCAATTATCTGACCAATACGGAAAGTTTATTGTCCCGCTTTTCAGCCAGCGAAGGCAGCCATTACGGCTGGCTGTTGCCTGACGTCAAAAATCATTGTCGCGGTCTTGTCGGTCAAATGTTTGCCCATAACCGGGAACAGGATCCTCAGGCGTTACAACAAGAGGGCCTTTTTTTTCAACTGATCATGAATCTGGTGAATCAGCAGGAAACCGGGGATCGCAATCATACCCAATACAAACTGCACCGTATGCTTGGTTATCTGCAGGAACACTGTTTCACCGAGATTAACTGGACAGATGTGGCGGATGAATTTTTGCTGACCCAACGAACGCTGTTCCGGCGCATTAAGGAAACCACGGGCATGACACCGGAAAATTACCTGAAAAGATTACGGTTGGTTTCTGCAAGGGTGAAAATTAAAAATACCGAAACGTCCATTACAGATATCGCTTTTATGTGTGGGTTCTCCAACAGTAATCATTTCACCACATCCTATAAGCAGGTCTTTGGCCTGACGCCTTCGCAGGAAAGAAAAAAGGCCTGA
- a CDS encoding RcnB family protein produces MRHFKIVMLSALVVSSMLPLANTAFAASNSHEIKSFYDDSKLYAIGDQVPALYRTKPYEIVGWQERHLPAPDAGSHWTYIGGSYALITDTDGKILKAENGDIYFQ; encoded by the coding sequence ATGCGTCATTTTAAAATTGTTATGTTATCTGCTCTGGTTGTTTCTTCAATGTTACCTCTGGCCAATACGGCGTTTGCCGCATCAAACTCGCATGAAATCAAATCGTTCTACGATGATTCCAAACTGTATGCGATCGGTGACCAGGTTCCGGCGCTGTACCGCACCAAGCCTTACGAAATCGTCGGCTGGCAGGAACGTCATTTACCAGCCCCGGATGCAGGCAGCCACTGGACTTATATCGGCGGCAGCTACGCGCTGATCACCGATACCGACGGCAAAATCCTCAAAGCCGAAAACGGTGATATTTACTTCCAGTGA
- a CDS encoding SDR family oxidoreductase, with protein MSNQKTIPDSLNAPHVDAFPTPPFERQKQPFPGLASKMKPVPDHGEKTYKGSGRLKGRKALITGGDSGIGRAVAIAFAREGAQVAINYLPDEESDAKEVVELLAGEGLKVVTLPGDIRDEKFCQQLVNDAAEKLGGLDLLVNNAGRQQFCDSIKDLTTEAFDATFKTNVYAMFWITKAALEFIPRGGSIINTSSVQAFLPSDNLLDYSQTKASIVAFTKGLAKQLAPEGIRVNSVAPGPYWTALQVCGGQPQEKVESFGEQAPLKRPGQPAEIAGMYVTLASQESSYASGQVWCSDGGTGTL; from the coding sequence ATGAGCAATCAAAAAACGATTCCCGACTCACTCAATGCGCCACATGTGGACGCTTTCCCGACACCGCCGTTCGAACGCCAGAAACAACCGTTTCCCGGACTCGCCAGCAAAATGAAGCCGGTTCCCGATCACGGCGAGAAAACCTATAAAGGCAGCGGGCGTCTGAAAGGGCGTAAAGCGCTGATCACCGGCGGTGATTCCGGCATAGGCCGCGCAGTGGCGATTGCGTTCGCCAGAGAAGGCGCCCAGGTGGCGATCAATTATCTGCCTGACGAAGAATCTGATGCGAAAGAAGTAGTTGAATTGCTTGCAGGTGAAGGGCTGAAAGTGGTGACGCTTCCCGGCGATATCCGTGATGAAAAATTCTGTCAGCAACTGGTGAACGACGCTGCAGAAAAACTCGGAGGCCTGGATTTGCTGGTCAATAATGCCGGTCGCCAGCAGTTCTGCGATTCGATTAAAGATCTGACGACCGAAGCGTTTGATGCCACCTTTAAAACCAACGTATATGCCATGTTCTGGATAACTAAAGCAGCGCTGGAATTTATCCCTCGCGGCGGTTCGATTATCAATACCTCCTCGGTTCAGGCATTTTTACCAAGCGATAATCTGCTCGATTATTCTCAGACCAAGGCGTCTATCGTGGCGTTCACTAAAGGTCTGGCTAAACAACTGGCGCCTGAGGGCATCCGCGTGAATTCAGTTGCGCCGGGCCCGTACTGGACGGCGTTGCAGGTTTGCGGCGGTCAGCCTCAGGAAAAGGTCGAATCGTTCGGTGAACAGGCTCCGCTGAAGCGTCCGGGACAACCGGCGGAAATCGCGGGTATGTATGTGACGCTGGCTTCGCAGGAAAGCAGCTATGCCTCGGGGCAGGTCTGGTGCTCTGACGGCGGCACCGGTACGTTGTAG